A region of Streptomyces cinnamoneus DNA encodes the following proteins:
- a CDS encoding alpha/beta hydrolase produces MSLTGTPFFLTAIALVVLGLVLPLTLWGRIGGPKLVRHVTRIFMLLFAQATAIVLVFVIVNNSNGLFDNWADLLGTGDHVKVAADLGPDGTGGKSVKDEPKVVQPFKPASDKRMGPGVRETQLKGRISGVEGEVYVWLPPQYDDPAYKDKKFPVVEVLPGFPGSAKAWFGTLDVNTQLKPMMEKGEVAPFIIVAPRTTLLGDVDTGCANIPGKVNADTWLSVDVRKMVVDTFRVSDKPDGWAVAGYSAGAHCATKLAVAHPDRYRAGVSLSGYNDPSGEPASLTAKTPQLRDENNPWKMLQRAKTPPHVALFISGAEGDGYQGGLAIKQAAKAPTTVQVTMIPAGAGGHGTAVWKRQVPDVFRWLTKQVSY; encoded by the coding sequence ACCCCGTTCTTCCTGACCGCGATCGCCCTGGTCGTGCTCGGCCTCGTGCTCCCCCTCACCCTGTGGGGCAGGATCGGCGGTCCCAAGCTCGTCCGGCACGTCACCCGGATCTTCATGCTGCTGTTCGCGCAGGCCACCGCGATCGTCCTGGTCTTCGTGATCGTCAACAACAGCAACGGGCTCTTCGACAACTGGGCCGACCTGCTGGGCACCGGCGACCACGTCAAGGTGGCGGCCGACCTCGGGCCCGACGGTACCGGCGGCAAGTCGGTCAAGGACGAACCGAAGGTCGTCCAGCCGTTCAAGCCTGCGTCCGACAAGCGCATGGGCCCCGGCGTCCGGGAGACCCAGCTGAAGGGCCGAATATCCGGCGTCGAGGGCGAGGTCTACGTCTGGCTGCCGCCGCAGTACGACGACCCGGCGTACAAGGACAAGAAGTTCCCCGTCGTCGAGGTGCTGCCGGGCTTCCCCGGCTCGGCCAAGGCGTGGTTCGGCACCCTCGACGTCAACACGCAGCTCAAGCCGATGATGGAGAAGGGCGAGGTCGCGCCCTTCATCATCGTGGCCCCGCGCACCACGCTCCTCGGCGACGTCGACACCGGCTGCGCCAACATCCCGGGCAAGGTCAACGCGGACACCTGGCTGAGCGTGGACGTCCGGAAGATGGTCGTCGACACCTTCCGCGTGTCCGACAAGCCCGACGGCTGGGCCGTCGCCGGCTACTCCGCCGGCGCCCACTGCGCCACCAAGCTGGCCGTCGCCCACCCCGACCGCTACCGCGCCGGCGTGAGCCTCTCCGGCTACAACGACCCCTCCGGCGAGCCCGCCTCCCTCACGGCGAAGACGCCGCAGCTGCGCGACGAGAACAACCCCTGGAAGATGCTCCAGCGCGCCAAGACCCCGCCGCACGTGGCGCTGTTCATCTCCGGCGCCGAGGGCGACGGCTACCAGGGCGGACTGGCCATCAAGCAGGCGGCCAAGGCGCCGACGACCGTGCAGGTCACCATGATCCCGGCGGGTGCGGGCGGCCATGGCACGGCCGTGTGGAAGCGGCAGGTGCCGGACGTCTTCCGCTGGCTGACCAAGCAGGTCTCCTACTGA